A genomic stretch from bacterium includes:
- a CDS encoding phospholipid scramblase family protein has product MLRDLVENANQYFIRQKKEWTEILVDFETRNQYQILSEDQTEVGTISEISSGIGGFMKRNFFGSHRSLDVRVHDADGSPVLRLERPFFFLFSSLEVLAEGGARLGRVERRFGILYKKYDLLDEHGHCFARVASPLWRLWTFPVDHEREGGKAEVSKKWGGALREIFADADTFRVVIESGTWTGPERWVLFAAAISIDFDFFENNQGSDGLLSFGD; this is encoded by the coding sequence ATGCTGCGCGACCTGGTCGAGAACGCGAACCAGTACTTCATCCGCCAGAAGAAGGAGTGGACGGAGATCCTGGTCGACTTCGAGACCCGCAATCAGTATCAGATCCTGTCGGAGGACCAGACGGAGGTCGGAACGATCTCGGAGATCTCGAGCGGGATCGGCGGCTTCATGAAGCGGAACTTCTTCGGCTCCCACCGCTCTCTCGACGTCCGCGTGCACGACGCCGATGGTTCCCCGGTCCTCCGTCTGGAACGGCCCTTCTTCTTTCTGTTCTCGTCGCTCGAGGTCCTCGCCGAGGGCGGGGCGCGACTCGGTCGCGTCGAGCGCCGCTTCGGAATCCTGTACAAGAAATACGACCTGCTCGACGAGCACGGCCACTGCTTCGCCCGGGTCGCGAGCCCGCTCTGGCGGCTGTGGACCTTCCCCGTGGACCACGAGCGGGAAGGCGGGAAGGCAGAGGTCTCGAAGAAGTGGGGCGGGGCGCTGCGTGAGATCTTCGCGGACGCGGACACGTTCCGGGTGGTGATCGAGAGCGGGACCTGGACGGGGCCCGAGCGCTGGGTCCTCTTCGCCGCGGCGATCTCGATCGACTTCGACTTCTTCGAGAACAACCAGGGCTCGGACGGATTGCTGTCCTTCGGCGACTAG
- a CDS encoding class I SAM-dependent methyltransferase, whose protein sequence is MSDEQTQRGGFDMRSLAGDRYPPPDWHLEKIQEEMSCPEPKHRMMRVIKRMGEQVVPDFSDIDWDVELAAFGDIDYPTYYRQPFHSVPGGYLSEAAAVGDRGAMEAIYEEAHPRKSLGVRDELAALVPQDARLVVDLGGGTGDLGAAIARRLPDAAVRSIDASPFMVIAGRVQNADVGNLRLDQGFAEATGLEDGSVDAVVITLVFHECPDKIKRTILDEVKRILRPGGTLVLTDTPHDDLHDYRGFYEPYKEQWLVWDETVVLGEAGFVGMERRDVAPPLWSVVCTKPAD, encoded by the coding sequence ATGAGCGACGAGCAGACGCAGCGCGGTGGATTCGACATGCGATCCCTCGCCGGGGACCGCTACCCGCCGCCGGATTGGCACCTCGAGAAGATCCAGGAGGAGATGAGCTGCCCCGAGCCCAAGCATCGGATGATGCGCGTGATCAAGCGCATGGGTGAGCAGGTCGTCCCGGACTTCTCGGACATCGACTGGGACGTCGAGCTCGCCGCGTTCGGAGACATCGACTACCCGACCTACTACCGCCAGCCCTTCCACAGCGTGCCGGGCGGCTACCTCTCCGAAGCGGCGGCGGTCGGGGATCGCGGCGCGATGGAGGCGATCTACGAGGAGGCCCACCCGCGCAAGTCGCTCGGCGTGCGCGACGAGCTCGCGGCCCTGGTTCCGCAGGACGCTCGGCTGGTCGTCGATCTCGGCGGTGGGACCGGTGACCTCGGCGCGGCGATCGCGCGGCGCCTTCCGGACGCGGCGGTCCGCTCGATCGATGCCTCGCCCTTCATGGTGATCGCCGGGCGCGTCCAGAACGCGGACGTCGGCAACCTGCGCCTGGATCAGGGATTCGCGGAAGCGACCGGCCTCGAGGACGGGAGCGTCGACGCCGTCGTCATCACCCTCGTCTTCCACGAGTGCCCGGACAAGATCAAGCGCACGATCCTCGACGAAGTGAAGCGGATCCTCCGACCCGGCGGGACCCTCGTTCTCACGGACACGCCCCACGACGACCTCCACGACTACCGCGGTTTCTACGAGCCCTACAAGGAGCAGTGGCTGGTCTGGGACGAGACGGTCGTGCTCGGCGAGGCGGGCTTCGTCGGGATGGAGCGCCGCGACGTCGCACCGCCCCTCTGGAGCGTCGTCTGCACGAAGCCCGCTGATTGA
- a CDS encoding lipid-transfer protein — protein MTERTLRDQAAIVGIGQTEFSKNSGRSELQLAAEASLAAIRDAGLEPADIDGMATFTLDSSDELLLMRALGIQEVNYWSRAPFGGAGANTTIMQAAAAVASGAAKHMLVWRAFNERSGHRFGQPQDPGTTVGWNWYLPFGLDTPAKIYSLTFQRYMDRYGFTNEDFGHYPVVARKHAATNPAAWFYERPITLEDHQSSRWIVEPILRLLDCCQESDGGVALVITTPERAKDLAKPAVSIRGIVDAQLIHGHVMFNYYQDDLSRYEENYRAASRLWEMTGLGPSDMDVATMYENFSPIVFMQLEGYGFCKAGESVDFVKNGHIELGGTIPVNPHGGLLGEAYIHGVNNILEGVRQIRGEAANQVEGAEHALVAGGRGGMVLGKA, from the coding sequence ATGACGGAGCGTACCCTCCGCGACCAGGCCGCGATCGTCGGGATCGGCCAGACCGAGTTCTCGAAGAACTCCGGCCGGAGCGAGCTCCAGCTCGCCGCCGAGGCCAGCCTCGCCGCGATTCGCGATGCCGGACTCGAGCCGGCCGACATCGACGGGATGGCGACGTTCACCCTCGACTCGAGCGACGAGCTCCTGCTGATGCGGGCCCTCGGGATCCAGGAAGTCAACTACTGGTCGCGGGCCCCCTTCGGCGGCGCCGGCGCGAACACGACGATCATGCAGGCTGCCGCCGCAGTCGCGAGCGGCGCGGCGAAGCACATGCTCGTGTGGCGCGCCTTCAACGAGCGCTCGGGCCACCGGTTCGGCCAGCCCCAGGATCCCGGGACGACCGTCGGCTGGAACTGGTACCTGCCCTTCGGCCTCGACACCCCGGCCAAGATCTACTCGCTCACGTTCCAGCGCTACATGGATCGATACGGATTCACCAACGAGGACTTCGGCCACTACCCCGTCGTCGCGCGCAAGCACGCGGCGACGAACCCCGCCGCCTGGTTCTACGAGCGGCCGATCACCCTGGAAGACCACCAGAGCTCGCGCTGGATCGTCGAGCCGATCCTGCGCCTGCTCGACTGCTGCCAGGAGAGCGACGGCGGCGTCGCGCTGGTGATCACGACGCCCGAACGCGCCAAGGACCTGGCGAAGCCCGCGGTCTCGATCCGCGGAATCGTCGACGCCCAGCTGATCCATGGCCACGTCATGTTCAACTACTACCAGGACGACCTCTCCCGCTACGAGGAGAACTACCGCGCGGCGAGCCGGCTCTGGGAGATGACGGGGCTCGGCCCTTCGGACATGGACGTCGCCACGATGTACGAGAACTTCAGCCCGATCGTCTTCATGCAGCTCGAGGGCTACGGCTTCTGCAAGGCCGGCGAGAGCGTCGACTTCGTCAAGAACGGCCACATCGAGCTCGGCGGTACGATCCCCGTGAACCCCCACGGCGGCCTCCTCGGCGAGGCCTACATCCACGGCGTCAACAACATCCTCGAAGGCGTCCGCCAGATCCGCGGCGAAGCCGCCAACCAGGTCGAAGGCGCCGAGCACGCCCTCGTCGCCGGCGGCCGCGGCGGCATGGTCCTCGGCAAGGCCTGA
- a CDS encoding CoA transferase, whose product MGCESTNAPQGALHDLRVIEFAQALAIPYCGKVLADMGADVVKVEPRRGDTYRLQNRTHVKHEGRDFAMCNRGKRSLCLDLTHPESRDVIDRLVTEADIVLVSMKGSDVARYGLDYARLREVNPRLVYLENSPYGSQGPLAMDGGYDVVAMGLSGLSALLASPDESGTTPRFVRPALADIVTGMLSSLAVVTAVRHRDRTGAGQRVETSLFHTALGLISNMIFRFEDLDGDHMDAFAERLAELRATGAGFDAQQTEFRDHFGGWPAGNIYFRHYRTRDGFLSVGCLSPRLNERFRKATGLVDPRGLHGFDPSDARGRRALELLQEEAEALFATRDTEEWLSHLREHGVPCAQMNFPHEIFDDEQAVANGYIREFEHHALGRYRAATTPLKMDATPLGARLPSPPLGAHTDEVLGEIGASAEQVANWRAAGVVGRYDE is encoded by the coding sequence ATGGGCTGCGAGTCGACGAACGCGCCGCAGGGCGCTCTCCACGACCTCCGCGTGATCGAGTTCGCGCAAGCGCTGGCGATTCCCTACTGCGGCAAGGTCCTCGCGGACATGGGCGCGGACGTGGTCAAGGTCGAGCCGCGACGTGGGGACACCTACCGTCTGCAGAACCGGACCCACGTGAAGCACGAGGGTCGCGACTTCGCGATGTGCAACCGCGGCAAGCGGAGCCTTTGCCTCGACCTCACCCACCCGGAGAGCCGCGACGTGATCGACCGGCTCGTCACGGAGGCCGACATCGTCCTCGTCTCCATGAAGGGGTCGGACGTCGCGCGCTACGGCCTCGACTACGCGCGCCTCCGGGAAGTGAACCCGCGCCTCGTCTATCTGGAGAACTCCCCCTACGGCTCGCAGGGACCGCTCGCGATGGACGGCGGCTACGACGTCGTCGCCATGGGGCTCTCGGGCCTGTCGGCCCTGCTGGCGTCACCGGACGAGAGCGGCACGACGCCGCGTTTCGTTCGCCCCGCCCTCGCCGACATCGTGACCGGCATGCTCTCCTCCCTCGCCGTCGTGACCGCCGTCCGCCACCGCGACCGCACCGGGGCGGGCCAGCGCGTCGAGACCTCCCTCTTCCACACCGCGCTCGGCCTCATCTCCAACATGATCTTCCGCTTTGAGGACCTCGATGGGGACCACATGGACGCGTTCGCCGAGCGGCTGGCCGAGCTGCGGGCGACCGGCGCCGGGTTCGACGCCCAACAGACCGAGTTTCGCGATCACTTCGGCGGCTGGCCGGCCGGGAACATCTACTTCCGGCACTACCGCACCCGGGACGGGTTCCTCTCCGTGGGCTGCCTCTCCCCGCGCCTGAACGAGCGCTTCCGGAAGGCCACCGGGCTGGTCGATCCACGCGGCCTGCACGGGTTCGACCCGTCCGACGCTCGCGGCCGGAGGGCCCTCGAGCTCCTGCAGGAAGAAGCCGAAGCGCTCTTCGCCACCCGCGACACCGAAGAGTGGCTCTCCCACCTGCGCGAGCACGGCGTCCCCTGCGCCCAGATGAACTTCCCCCACGAGATCTTCGACGACGAGCAGGCGGTCGCGAACGGCTATATCCGCGAGTTCGAACACCACGCCCTCGGCCGCTATCGCGCAGCGACGACGCCGCTCAAGATGGACGCGACGCCGCTCGGCGCGCGGCTGCCCTCCCCGCCCCTCGGTGCCCATACCGACGAGGTCCTCGGCGAGATCGGCGCGAGCGCCGAGCAGGTGGCGAATTGGCGCGCGGCCGGCGTGGTCGGTCGCTACGACGAGTGA
- a CDS encoding amidohydrolase: MVYAPDARPYYDADSHIMELPDFLRVYADPDLRDELPLIDYTASMNKQEDVDAYLRDGGHSAEHVAEHLAYGDELIAKSKEIHALGAFDGAQRTQAMDLLGFKKQLVFATHSVVSPFHPSSKKSTRWKYGAARAHNRHMAAFCGDDDRLMGVGVCALDDPAAAIAELDFAIEAGLEAIWVPHRAPIDISPGHVDLEPFWARLAEAGVPFVLHVGGSPLHSLKAWSNNGRSKVKDFFGGGENVRTKDAALMHQTPEAFLSVLLLDGVFERHPTLRGAAVELGAGWVPEMLRRLDSVTSIYGRVDKSVRFERKPSEQLTAQMGFTPFPHEDVAQLIADSNEELYLFSSDYPHVEGGRDPIGKFERSVASVSAEAQTKFFSENFLRLWPEARV; this comes from the coding sequence ATGGTCTACGCCCCCGATGCCCGCCCCTACTACGATGCCGACAGCCACATCATGGAGCTGCCGGATTTCCTGCGCGTCTACGCGGACCCGGACCTCCGCGACGAGCTGCCGCTGATCGACTACACGGCGTCGATGAACAAGCAGGAGGACGTGGACGCCTACCTGCGGGACGGCGGACACAGCGCCGAACACGTCGCCGAGCACCTCGCCTACGGCGACGAGCTGATCGCGAAGTCGAAGGAGATCCACGCACTCGGCGCCTTCGACGGCGCGCAGCGGACCCAGGCGATGGATCTGCTCGGGTTCAAGAAGCAGCTCGTCTTCGCGACCCACAGCGTCGTCTCGCCCTTCCACCCGAGCTCGAAGAAGTCGACCCGATGGAAATACGGCGCCGCGCGGGCCCACAATCGGCACATGGCCGCGTTCTGCGGGGACGACGATCGCCTGATGGGCGTCGGTGTCTGCGCCCTCGACGATCCCGCCGCCGCGATCGCGGAGCTCGACTTCGCGATCGAGGCGGGTCTCGAAGCGATCTGGGTGCCCCACCGCGCTCCGATCGACATCTCTCCCGGCCACGTCGACCTCGAGCCCTTCTGGGCGCGACTCGCGGAAGCCGGCGTCCCCTTCGTACTCCACGTCGGGGGTTCCCCGCTCCATTCGCTCAAGGCCTGGAGCAACAACGGCCGCAGCAAGGTCAAGGACTTCTTCGGGGGCGGCGAGAACGTCCGGACGAAGGACGCCGCACTCATGCACCAGACGCCGGAAGCCTTCCTCTCCGTGCTGCTCCTCGACGGGGTCTTCGAACGGCATCCTACGCTGCGCGGCGCGGCCGTCGAGCTCGGTGCGGGCTGGGTTCCCGAGATGCTGCGACGACTCGACTCGGTCACGAGCATCTATGGGCGCGTGGACAAGAGCGTTCGCTTCGAACGCAAGCCCTCGGAGCAGCTCACGGCGCAAATGGGCTTCACGCCCTTCCCTCACGAAGACGTGGCGCAGCTGATCGCCGACTCGAACGAAGAGCTCTACCTCTTCTCGAGCGACTATCCCCACGTCGAAGGCGGCCGCGATCCGATCGGGAAGTTCGAGCGGTCCGTCGCGAGCGTCTCCGCCGAAGCGCAGACGAAGTTCTTCAGCGAGAACTTCCTTCGGCTCTGGCCGGAGGCCCGCGTCTGA
- a CDS encoding APC family permease, which yields MSTQAARAGQSGDRTGPELARVLGFRDLLFIAMGQIIGAGVVALTGVAIGMTGPAVVLAYPAAALFSIVVALPIVIAGGALPTVGGFYVWTSRLGGAWMGSGVLMLILLASISLGLYGTSFGLYLNPILPILSVNGWGIVVLVVLFGANLLGLRMAAGVQSVLVLVLLSALAIYAGFALPEVDPARLDPMMPHGVGGFLSAIFLLKFATGGAHLVVGLGGEVENAEHTLPRVMVLATLIVAVFYAGIALAAVGVVPWREMVDQPLTVAGRAFLPGWALTYFLVGGAGIAIVTTLNAQFIQLPRNFLVAAWDGLLPESLGRLNRFGAPWVILSIMAVIGLVPLVAGLDISAIARATTIAATLPALFVYWAVLRIPKAHPERFARSILRPGPLGMGALFVFSEISAILGVILLGRDLPVGVVLGLAGGAVLAFAWYPIRRRLLARRGVDLEARMRDPAILVGEADSRDVVGQDGQFRRGPPARAEGSSR from the coding sequence TTGAGCACGCAGGCTGCGCGAGCCGGGCAGTCCGGCGATCGAACGGGCCCGGAGCTCGCACGGGTCCTCGGTTTCCGGGACCTGCTCTTCATCGCGATGGGCCAGATCATCGGCGCCGGCGTCGTCGCCCTGACGGGCGTCGCCATCGGCATGACCGGTCCCGCCGTCGTGCTCGCCTATCCGGCGGCGGCGCTCTTCTCGATCGTGGTGGCGCTTCCGATCGTGATCGCCGGCGGCGCGCTCCCGACCGTCGGCGGATTCTACGTGTGGACCTCGCGACTGGGCGGGGCGTGGATGGGGTCCGGGGTCCTGATGCTGATCCTGCTGGCCAGCATCAGCCTGGGCCTCTACGGAACCTCTTTCGGCCTCTACTTGAATCCGATCCTGCCCATCCTCTCGGTGAACGGCTGGGGGATCGTGGTGCTCGTCGTGCTCTTCGGGGCGAACCTCCTGGGGCTCCGGATGGCCGCGGGGGTCCAGTCGGTGCTCGTTCTCGTGCTGCTCTCGGCGCTCGCGATCTATGCGGGCTTCGCTCTCCCCGAGGTCGATCCGGCGCGGCTCGATCCGATGATGCCCCACGGTGTCGGCGGGTTCCTTTCCGCGATCTTCCTGCTCAAGTTCGCGACCGGGGGCGCGCACCTCGTGGTCGGCCTCGGGGGGGAGGTCGAGAACGCCGAGCACACCCTGCCGCGTGTGATGGTCCTCGCGACGTTGATCGTCGCGGTCTTCTACGCTGGGATCGCGCTGGCGGCGGTCGGCGTCGTGCCCTGGCGCGAGATGGTCGACCAGCCGCTGACCGTGGCAGGCCGGGCCTTCCTTCCGGGCTGGGCGCTGACCTATTTCCTGGTCGGCGGCGCGGGCATCGCGATCGTGACGACCCTCAACGCCCAGTTCATCCAGCTCCCACGCAACTTCCTGGTCGCCGCCTGGGACGGCTTGCTCCCCGAGTCGCTCGGGCGGCTCAACCGGTTCGGTGCGCCCTGGGTGATCCTGTCGATCATGGCCGTGATCGGGCTCGTTCCCCTCGTCGCGGGTCTCGACATCAGCGCGATCGCGCGGGCGACGACGATCGCGGCGACCCTTCCCGCGCTCTTCGTCTACTGGGCCGTCCTGCGGATCCCGAAGGCCCACCCGGAGCGCTTCGCGCGCTCGATCCTGCGGCCCGGGCCGCTCGGGATGGGGGCGCTCTTCGTCTTCTCGGAGATCTCGGCGATCCTGGGCGTGATCCTGCTCGGGCGCGATCTGCCCGTGGGCGTGGTCCTGGGGCTCGCGGGAGGTGCCGTCCTCGCGTTCGCCTGGTACCCGATCCGTCGTCGATTGCTCGCGCGGAGAGGTGTCGATCTCGAGGCCCGGATGCGCGACCCGGCCATCCTGGTCGGCGAGGCCGACTCGCGCGACGTCGTCGGGCAGGACGGTCAGTTCAGACGCGGGCCTCCGGCCAGAGCCGAAGGAAGTTCTCGCTGA